In one Silene latifolia isolate original U9 population chromosome 10, ASM4854445v1, whole genome shotgun sequence genomic region, the following are encoded:
- the LOC141608483 gene encoding uncharacterized protein LOC141608483 — protein sequence MAHMTKRDFDILDNNGTKYLQWRVDARANLKAKGLEHTILVDENSTSQEQAKAIVFLRHHLHENLKIEYLFVEDPKELWDNLCQSDYDSAMLRITSRLRLCGQATTDAAMIEKTLSTMHADNAVLQELYRERHYNRYCDLIAILRMVKQI from the exons ATGGCACATATGACGAAACGAGACTTTGATATCCTTGATAATAATGGCACAAAATACCTTCAATGGAGGGTGGATGCTAGAGCAAATTTAAAAGCCAAGGGACTAGAGCATACAATTTTAGTAGATGAAAATTCTACTTCACAAGAACAAGCAAAAGCAATAGTGTTCTTAAGGCATCATCTCcatgaaaatttaaaaattgaataTCTGTTTGTGGAGGATCCCAAAGAGTTATGGGATAATCTCTGCCAAAG TGATTATGACTCGGCTATGCTTCGTATAACTTCACGATTAAGGTTATGCGGACAAGCAACAACTGATGCAGCCATGATAGAGAAAACTCTATCAACTATGCATGCCGATAATGCAGTCTTACAAGAATTATATCGTGAAAGGCATTATAATCGATATTGTGATCTAATTGCCATTTTAAGGATGGTCAAGCAAATATGA